A region from the Sulfurimonas sp. genome encodes:
- a CDS encoding phosphatidate cytidylyltransferase, producing the protein MSVFSDRERVITGLALLAAVIIIGLIDSFFVMWLVFGGIYLLAFKEAQKLYGVESDNEFKFAVGLWLLTLIYPYGDDLFVLAGIFYAAAVAYNPKLEWKNFLPFIYPTAGMLFIFTMYQEYGVASLAWLLIVVAMTDIGAYGVGKSIGKTKFSETSPNKTLEGVAGGIAVATLSGMFVGLAVVDLFTSFVISMAVSAISIFGDLYESSLKRAAGVKDSGDILPGHGGVLDRIDGYLFGAVVMLVLLRGLV; encoded by the coding sequence ATGAGTGTTTTTAGCGATAGAGAAAGAGTAATAACAGGTTTAGCACTTTTAGCAGCTGTAATAATCATAGGCTTAATCGATAGTTTTTTTGTTATGTGGTTGGTTTTTGGTGGTATTTACTTACTTGCATTTAAAGAGGCTCAAAAACTTTATGGCGTAGAAAGCGATAATGAGTTTAAGTTTGCAGTAGGTTTATGGCTTTTAACTCTAATCTATCCTTACGGTGATGATCTGTTTGTACTGGCAGGTATATTTTATGCAGCTGCAGTTGCTTATAACCCAAAACTAGAATGGAAAAATTTCCTCCCTTTTATCTATCCTACAGCAGGGATGCTTTTTATCTTTACAATGTATCAAGAATATGGTGTAGCGAGTCTTGCATGGCTTCTAATAGTTGTAGCTATGACTGATATAGGTGCATACGGTGTTGGTAAAAGTATAGGTAAAACAAAGTTTTCAGAGACTAGCCCAAATAAGACTTTAGAAGGGGTTGCAGGTGGTATAGCTGTTGCAACACTAAGTGGTATGTTTGTGGGGCTTGCAGTTGTTGATCTATTTACATCTTTTGTTATCTCTATGGCTGTTTCGGCTATATCTATCTTTGGTGATCTGTATGAAAGCTCTCTAAAACGTGCTGCAGGCGTAAAAGACAGCGGTGATATATTACCTGGTCACGGTGGTGTGCTTGATAGAATAGACGGTTACCTGTTTGGTGCAGTTGTAATGCTTGTTCTTTTAAGAGGATTAGTATAA
- a CDS encoding NFACT family protein, translated as MKLSHLKQIKDYLKNFKKISAIYRVSDTIVKVAFDKNEEIYFNMQRSNSSIFRCETYARSKVYNAPFDVVLAKRFIRANIQGVELVNNDKIIRFKTTIASAYKEEIAYLQFEFTGKYTNVIILDEDMIVIEALRHIDLYSSFREVRVGQKLLDVPQAPFEAKEYPLEDVEKFLYDVYEKEQSQKLSSLKKQKVSLLEKKLKKLNKLYKNLEDENALKDEVEQFNHYGNLVLSNLHNIKPYSTSVELLDYDGSTVKVDLDKSFSSPSMISNYFFTKSKKAKQKASNLHIQKASLESKIKHTELFINTVQDAKESSKIELLFPKQLKSKKVKVDDSVETFYVEGYKIQLGKNERGNITLLGNARARDIWLHLKDAPSTHVIITTDKQNVPMNIIESAARLCVDFTTTSKDRYLVDYTPRREVTIQNGANVLYNKYKTIEVDTR; from the coding sequence ATGAAACTATCACATCTTAAACAAATAAAAGACTATCTTAAAAATTTTAAAAAAATATCGGCCATATACAGAGTAAGCGACACTATAGTCAAAGTTGCATTTGATAAAAACGAAGAGATCTACTTTAATATGCAACGCTCAAACTCATCGATCTTCAGATGTGAGACTTACGCAAGAAGCAAGGTTTACAACGCACCATTTGATGTAGTTTTGGCAAAAAGATTTATACGTGCAAACATACAAGGTGTAGAGCTTGTAAACAACGATAAGATCATCCGTTTTAAAACAACCATAGCTTCGGCATATAAAGAGGAGATCGCTTACTTACAGTTTGAATTTACGGGAAAATATACAAACGTGATCATATTAGATGAAGATATGATAGTGATCGAAGCTCTGCGCCATATAGATCTTTACAGCTCTTTTCGTGAGGTAAGAGTGGGGCAAAAACTTTTAGACGTACCTCAGGCTCCATTTGAGGCAAAAGAGTATCCTCTAGAAGATGTGGAGAAGTTTTTATATGATGTTTATGAAAAAGAGCAGTCTCAAAAGTTATCTAGCCTTAAAAAACAAAAGGTCTCGCTTTTAGAAAAAAAGCTAAAAAAACTAAACAAGTTGTATAAAAACCTTGAGGATGAAAATGCTTTAAAAGATGAGGTAGAGCAGTTTAATCATTACGGAAATTTAGTGCTATCAAATTTACATAATATAAAGCCCTACAGTACTTCTGTAGAACTTCTTGATTATGACGGTTCTACTGTAAAAGTGGATTTAGATAAAAGTTTTTCATCTCCGTCTATGATAAGTAATTATTTTTTTACAAAAAGTAAAAAGGCAAAACAAAAAGCATCTAACCTGCATATACAAAAAGCTTCACTAGAGTCAAAGATCAAACATACCGAGCTTTTTATAAATACGGTTCAAGATGCAAAAGAGAGTTCAAAAATAGAGCTTTTGTTTCCTAAACAGTTAAAAAGTAAAAAAGTAAAAGTTGATGATAGTGTTGAAACTTTCTATGTAGAGGGCTACAAGATCCAGCTAGGAAAGAACGAAAGAGGAAATATAACACTTTTAGGAAATGCCAGAGCTAGGGATATTTGGCTACATTTAAAAGATGCCCCATCAACTCACGTGATCATTACAACAGACAAACAAAACGTACCTATGAATATTATTGAGAGTGCTGCAAGATTATGCGTTGATTTTACGACAACTTCAAAAGATCGCTATTTAGTCGATTATACTCCAAGACGTGAAGTAACTATACAAAACGGAGCAAATGTTTTGTATAACAAATATAAGACCATAGAGGTCGATACAAGATAG